A window of the Streptomyces sp. JB150 genome harbors these coding sequences:
- a CDS encoding ACP S-malonyltransferase produces the protein MLVLVAPGQGAQTPGFLTPWLDLPGAAERVAAWSEAIGLDLAHYGTKAGAEEIRDTAVAQPLLVAAGILSATALGDIRPGAVAGHSVGEITAAALSGVLDDTAALTLVRKRGLAMAEAAAITATGMSALLGGDPEVSVAHLEKLGLTPANVNGAGQIVAAGTLEQLAALNEDKPEGVRKIVPLQVAGAFHTHHMAPAVDKLAEAARALTPADPAVPYVSNKDGQTVATGDEVVSRLVGQVANPVRWDLCMETFKAMGVTALLEVCPGGTLTGLAKRALPGVRTLALKTPDDLDAARELIAAATEAAADAAGA, from the coding sequence GTGCTCGTACTCGTCGCTCCCGGCCAGGGCGCTCAGACGCCCGGCTTCCTGACCCCCTGGCTCGACCTGCCCGGTGCCGCCGAACGCGTCGCCGCCTGGTCGGAGGCCATCGGACTGGACCTCGCCCACTACGGCACGAAGGCCGGCGCGGAGGAGATCCGCGACACCGCCGTCGCCCAGCCGCTGCTGGTCGCCGCCGGCATTCTGTCGGCCACGGCACTCGGTGACATCCGGCCGGGTGCGGTCGCGGGCCACAGCGTCGGTGAGATCACCGCCGCCGCCCTCTCCGGCGTCCTCGACGACACCGCCGCGCTGACCCTCGTGCGCAAGCGCGGGCTGGCCATGGCGGAGGCCGCCGCGATCACCGCGACCGGCATGTCGGCGCTGCTCGGCGGCGACCCCGAGGTGAGCGTCGCCCACCTGGAGAAGCTGGGCCTGACCCCGGCGAACGTCAACGGCGCCGGCCAGATCGTCGCCGCGGGCACGCTGGAGCAGCTGGCCGCGCTGAACGAGGACAAGCCCGAGGGCGTCCGCAAGATCGTTCCGCTGCAGGTGGCCGGCGCGTTCCACACCCACCACATGGCCCCCGCGGTCGACAAGCTGGCCGAGGCCGCCCGCGCGCTGACGCCCGCCGACCCGGCGGTGCCGTACGTCTCCAACAAGGACGGGCAGACCGTCGCCACCGGTGACGAGGTCGTCTCCCGGCTGGTCGGCCAGGTCGCCAACCCGGTCCGCTGGGACCTGTGCATGGAGACCTTCAAGGCCATGGGCGTCACCGCCCTGCTGGAGGTCTGCCCCGGCGGCACCCTCACCGGTCTCGCCAAGCGCGCCCTGCCCGGTGTGCGGACGCTGGCCCTGAAGACCCCCGACGACCTCGACGCGGCCCGTGAGCTGATCGCGGCCGCCACCGAAGCTGCCGCCGACGCGGCGGGCGCCTGA